The region ACTAATGGTGCTTTCCCGTGAGTAGGTCAGCTAGCTGGCAATGGAGAAGTTAAAGACAGATTGGGTGGCTATAGATAGGATAACAGTTGAAGAATCTATATACTGCCGTTCCCTAAATTTAGTGTACATTAATAGACCTTTTTATGGAAAGTATAAATCTATAAATACCTTCATGATTAGTTTAGTTGATGGGTCTCTCCTGGGCTTCAGAAGATCAGATTGATTAATATACATGTCGTACGTAATCACATTCAATTAGAGTACCTATGATCACCAGCCGTTTATGTACAGGAATTGTCAGTCTGCTCATGGTAGTTGAGCTGTTGGGTTGTCAGGATCATTCAACAGGGGTTACGCCCGGCCCTGATCGGTTACGGGTGAAAACTATTACCCAGCAATTAACCGGCAGTGCCAGTGTAAGTGCTGTTAGCGCATTTTCGTACGATGGACAGGGCCGACTGAGCTCTATTGTGGCTTATCGAATGCCCGATAGCACAGTGGCACCGGTTGAAAATACGGTTTATCAATATGATACCCAAGATAGATTGATTCAGGTACAGCACTCGGAAGTCCGGCGGGGGGCAAATTCAGAAACTTATACCCTTACGTATAATGCAGCAGGTCAGTTAACGCAATTGTCCCACTTGCCGTCGACGTTCAGCCTAACTTTCCAATATAATTCCGCTAATCAGCCATCAGGTTACAGCAGGGGAATTGGTGTTGGGGGGCTTCGGGCCAGCGGAGGTGGTTCATTCACCTTCGCCGGCAATAACCTTATGTCTGTTTCCGAAGATTTTAAAGTATTCCGTTCCGGGGAGTCGGCAGCGGCTCCGCCAGCTTACTACAGGCTGACAAGCACAACGTACACGTTCGATGATAAACTGGACCCGTTTTACGGCGTATTTATCATTCCGGCACCGGGTGTTTTTCTGCCGTTTGCTAGTTCGCCCGGCGCGTTGAGCCCGTTCTATATGCTGTATGGGGGTATCGATAACACACTTAACCTAAGCCAGAATAATGTACTGTCTGCTGTGAGCTCCAACGGAACAACCACCCAGTACAGCTACACGTATAACGCGGCTAATCTGCCTGCCAGCCGAACAACAACGCTTAATAGTGTTGTAACGGAAGTCTTACGCTTTGGGTATGAATCGTATTGAGTAGGTCGCTTTTTGCTTCAGGTTTACGTTTTCTCCGCTTTGGCGATACTGGTTCCACGGACCCGATAAGCTCAAAGGAATTCTTTCACTCGTTAGCACAATGAGCATACTTACAATAAGGATGTTGCCGAGAACTTAATGTAACGGTAAAAAAAACCTACTTATTCGGTAAATTAAATAAACATATTGTACGGACATATTGAACTGTGCTGATAATTAATTAGCTTTTCCATTGAATTCACACAGCAACGGATTTCCTGGAAAACAGTAATGAATGGCACTAAATTTTACGCTCTATTGTCGCTGGCGATATTATATGTTAGCCTGTCTACAAAAACGTTTTCTCAGTCTGACGCACAGCATTTTAGTCACCTCAGCGTCGACGAGGGATTGTCCCAAAGTAGTGTATACGCCATTACGCAGGATGCCAAAGGGTTTATGTGGTTTGGTACCCGCAATGGACTGAACCGCTACGATTCCCACCAGGTCGTTGTGTACGAACACAAATCCGGTGATGCCAACAGCCTGGCCGCAAATACGATAAACAGCTTGTTGCACGACCGGAAAGGCCAGCTTTGGGTGGGAACTACCAAAGGTATAGCCGTCTATCGACCTAAAGAGAACAATTTTTTGCGGTTGTCGCCGGTCATAACCAAAACGGGTAAACCCGCCGACTCCTCCATCAACGTACTGGCCGAAGACCACCAGAAGCGCATCTGGGTAGGTACGCCCCGTGGACTTTTCCGGCTTCACGCTACCAACCTGCGTCGTGCTGACCGGCTAGTCGATCTGACTTACCAGCAGCAGGACCTCAGCCACCAAACCATCAGAACCTTATACGAAGCCCGCGATCACACAATGTGGGTGGGTACATCGGCCGGACTCGCCCGCTTGCAGCGAACCCCGGCGGGGCGTTTCAAACTAACCAATTTTTACCTGAATCCGGCCGATTCCATTTTTCACAATACATCGAATGGCATCAACGCCATCGTTGAAGATAAACGGGGTAGGTTGTGGTTGGGTACCGAGCGTAATGGCATTGCCCTGTTCGACCCGCAGCAGGGGCGGGTCATAACCTGGCATCCCGCTCCCGGTCTCGATTTAAGTACGCAGACGATCCGCACCATTCTACCCGACGGCAAGGGGAACTACTGGGTAGGCACCATGACGGGGCTGCACATTATCGCCCAGGATGGCAGCCGGTTTAGTACCCTGATCAATCACCCTAACGACGTCACGTCGCTGAGCGATAATTCCGTACGTTCGCTGTTTCGGGACCGTGACGGATCGGTTTGGGTGGGCACTTACTATGGTGGCGTTGGCATGTACAGCCCACTTGCCCGACAATTCAGCGCCTATCGGCCACTGGATCGGCAGGGTGGGTTACCCTTTAAAATTGCCGGGCCAATGCTTCCAGCCAACAGCCCCGCCCAGCGGTGGATTGGTACGGAAGATAAAGGGTTGTTTCTGATCAACGCCGATAAAAGTATTGCCCGGCATTATACCCACAACCCGAAGCAGCATCAGTCGCTTACCAATGATAAGATAAAATGCCTGCTGGCCGAGGGCAAGAGCGGGTTGTGGGTCGGAACTTTGAAAGGACTGAATTACATTGACCTTCAGCAGAATACCGTCACCCAGTATCTGCACGAACCCAACAATCCGCATTCCTTGCCCGACGATCACATTTATGATGTGAAGCGGGATGCCGAAGGAACGCTCTGGGTGGCAACCTATTTTGGCGGTCTGTGCCGGTTCGATGAAAAGACGAGATCGTTCATCCCGCTGACTCACCAGACATCTCAGGCATCCTCCCTAAGTTCCAGCAATATCACCTGTCTTCTGCCTGATAACAAACAGCAGCTATGGGTTGGGACACTGGGCGGGCTGAATCGGAAAATAACCGGTCGGGATGCGTTTGTGCGGTATACACATCACCCCGGCAATAGCCGATCCCTGAGCAATAACCACATTATATGCCTGTTCGAAGACCGAAAACACCGGCTCTGGATCGGAACGCGCGACGGTGGATTGAATCTGCTATTGCCCGATCAACAGTCATTCCGGCATTTTACAACCGCACAGGGCTTACTCAGCAATTCCATCTTCGGTATTCTCGAAGACAGCCGGGGCATGCTCTGGCTCAGTACCGATAAAGGCATCGTTCAGTTCGACCCGGAGCGGTCGACGTTTATTGCCTACAATAAATATGACGGCTTGATCTGCAAAGAATTTACGCCGAATTCAACGTTCCGGGATGCGCAGGGCTTGCTGTACTTCGGCGGTTACAATGGTATTGTCGTCTTCAGCCCGGAGCGTATTCGGCGCAACACGACACCCCCCAGGCTGGCGTTTACGGGGTTGCATTTATTTAATCAGCGGCAAACGACACCCTCGTCCGGAAACCGGGCCGATGCACCCGTGGATTTTAGCCGCCCGCTGACCTTTACGCACTGGCAGAATGTGTTTACGCTGGACTTTGCCGCTTTCAACTATATCAATTCGCCTAAAAACCGCTATGCCTATCAACTGGTGGGCTTCGACAACGACTGGAACTACGTGAAAGACCCGCAGGCAACCTACATGAATCTGCCCGCAGGCGACTATGTGCTGCGGGTAAAAGGGACGAACAACGACGATGTCTGGAATGCCAAACCGCTGGAACTGGCCATCACGGTCTTGCCGCCCTTCTGGAAAACTGCCTGGGCGTATTGCCTGTACATACTCGTCTTTCTGGGGATGCTGCGCTTATGGTCGAGATTTAACCGGAACCGGCTGCAACTGGCGCACGACCTGCAGGTGGAACACGACGAGAAAACCCGCCAGCAGGCCCTTCACCAGACCAAGTTGAATTTCTTTACGGAAATAGCCCACGAAATCCGCACACCGTTGACCCTCGTGATGGCCCCCATCGAAGTGCTGGCCAACCAGTATACGGCCGATACATTGATTCAGAAGCAGGTATCCATTATGCGGAACAGCACCGACCGATTGCTTCGCTTGCTCAACCAGCTCCTCGATTTCAGAAAGCACGAAACCAGTCATGTGCAGCTACACCTGCAAACGGTTGATCTGGTTGCTTTAATGCGAACCATTACCGACTCGTTTCTGGAACACGCCCGGTCTCGCCGGATTACCCTGCGCAACGAATCGACCGTCGATGTGCTGCCCGCCTGTGTTGACGTGGGCGAGGTTGAAAAGGTCATTTATAATCTGTTGCAGAACGCCCTGAAGTTCACCCCAACAGAAGGTACCGTATCGGTACGGCTGCAACAGGATGTTCGTGGTTCCGGTCGGGCCGTTATTTTTATCGAAGATACGGGGCGTGGTATTCCGGCCGCTGATTTGGAGCATATCTTTGACCAGTTCTATCAGGTTAACCATCCGCAAACCCACGATACCGGGTTTGGGCTGGGCCTGGCCCTCAGTAAGCACATCGTTGAACAGCATCAGGGACAGATTAGCGTTGAGAGCAGCGAGGCAACCCCCCTGCAGCCTGGCTTTACGCGCTTTACGATCACCTTGCCCTTGTCGCTCCTGCCCCATAATGGAGCTGGAGATTCCGTATCCTATGCGCCAATGGCCACCCCGCCCGTGACTCTATTTGCACAGACGGAGCCCCTGCCGGTGGTAGCTAAACCAACTGACGGCAGCGAAAGGTCAATTGTTTTACTCGTTGAGGATCAGGATGATATACGAACGTATTTGAAGGGCCTGTTTGTGGAGAAGTACGACGTTATGGAGGCCGCCGACGGGGCGCAGGGCTGGGACATTGCCACGCGAACCCTTCCTGATCTCATCATTGCCGATGTAGCCATGCCCATAATGGATGGTTTCGCCATGACGCACCGGCTTAAGTCGGACCCGCGTACCAGCCATATTCCGGTCATTATGCTAACGGCCAAAGGAACGGTCGATAGCCAGTTGACGGGCCTGGAAACCGGCGCCGACGATTACGTGAGTAAACCGTTCCATCCGATTCTGCTTCAGGCGCGGGTGAGCAATCTGCTGGCTGTTCGGGAGCAGCTGAAGGCGAAATATAATCGGCTCGTGACCTTACAACCGCAGGCCCAGACGCTGGACCATCCGGACGAGAAATTCCTCAATCAGCTCATGACCGTACTCGACCGCCAACTGAGCGAGCCCGACTTTAACGTAGCCAGTCTGGTTACTGAAATCGGCATGAGCCGACCCGTTCTGTTTCGGAAGGTGAAAATGCTGACGGGCTTATCGGTCATTGATCTGCTCCGGACAACACGACTCAAGAAAGCCGAAATGTTGCTGAAGCAGCGGAAAGTCAGCGTATCGGAAGTCGCCTTCGCCGTGGGATTCAGCGATCCCAAATACTTCAGTCGGGTGTTTCGCGCCCATTTTGGCCAGACGCCCTCCGAATGCAGCGCACGGATGGATGTGTTGGTGGAGTCGTTAAATGGTTAAGTAATGGAGTAGTGGATGTGATGTGGTGTCGGTTTCTCAAAACCGACACACTCGCGTCAGCAATCCTGTCGGTTTTGAGAAACCGACACCACATCACACCCACCACTCAACGACCATTGATCTTCTTCGCCCTAAGTAGGGCTTCCAGGTAGTAATAATCGGCGTAGATCAACGGCACATCCCGCTCAAACGTTTTGGCACCTGTACTGTGCAGCAGCAGGAAACCGTGATTCTGACCCTTTGGCGATGCGTAGCTTTTCGCCAGGCTGGTCATCACCTGATCGGCCTTTTTCCGGTACGGGGCATTCGGCACATACGTACTTAGCTCGAAAAGCGCCGACGCCATAATGGCCGCTGCCGATGCATCGCGTGGCTCCTTGGGAATCCCCGGCGCATCGAAATCATAGTACGGCACCAGATCAGCGGGCATATGCGGATGGTTCAGCATGAATTGGGCAATGGCTTCGGCCTGACGCAGAAAAGCGGGGTCTTTCGTTTCGCGGTAGCAAACGGTATAGCCGTACAATCCCCAGGCCTGCCCACGCGCCCAGGCCGATTCATCACTAAATCCCTGATGCGTATTTTTCTTCAGCACCTTACCCGTCAGCGTATCGTAGTCGACAACGTGGTATGAGCTATGATCCGGACGGTAATGGTTTTTGAGGGTCGTCCGGGCATGGGTAACGGCAATGTGGTAGAAGGTTGAGTCGCCGGTGAGTCGGGTGGCGGCAAAGAGAAGTTCCAGGTTCATCATGTTGTCGATAATGACCGGACATTGCCACACCTCCTGGTGGTGATCCCAGGAGCGAATAATTCCCGCTTTAGGCTTGAAGCGCGTCGACAGGGTTTTAGCCGCTTCGATGAGGACTGCCCGGTAGGCCGGGTCATGCGTTAGCCGGTACCCGTTGCCATAGCTGCTGTAGAGTTTGAAACCCATGTCGTGGGTACCGCCATTGGTCTTTTCGCGTTCCAGCCGGGCGGTGTAGGTGCGGGCCTCATTTGCCCATTCTTCCTTGCCGGTATATTCATAGAGGTACCAGAGTTCGCCGGGGAAAAAACCGCTGGTCCAGTCGCGGGCGGGTACGGCCTGAAGTGAGCCATCGGCCGCGATGGTGCGGGGTGATACCCGGGCGGGCTTTCCGGCAGCGGGTTGCGGCACCCGTTCTGTCATTTCTTGCAGCATAAAACGTAGCTGCTGTTCGGCCTCGTCAAACCGGGCCCGAATTGTCTGCTCGGGGATAAAACCGGTCAGTAGCAGGAAAGGAAGTAAATAGCGTAGGGTTAGTCGGTTAGGGGTCATAGCGTAGTGGCAAAGTCATTAAAGGATAATCGACAGCATATATACCAGTAGGGTGACGATGAGCACCACCGCGCCGATTTCAGCGATTATATACCGGTTCTTCACCTTTCTCATATCTGCTCCCGTTTGATACTGCAAGTTTAGTTCCCTTTGACTTTTTGCTGGTTACTCCAACTGTTCATAAAGGAGGACAAAACGTTCGGGCGGGTGAAGAAGCGTTCAAAAGGGTGGATTAATCGCTCATTTTTATATTATTCCACTATTTTATTGTCAAATACCAGTAGTATTGTCCTGGTAATGGGGCCCCGGAGGCTCCGGAGCGCAAGCTGAAGCTCCCGCCATTTACCTCCGCTGCACCCTTCAACTTTCACCTACTTTACAGAAAACACATGCCAAACTATTTACTCAATAGGCTTCAACAGTCGATACCCTACTGTTGGTTAGCTCTGCTGTTGACGATCGGCATTGCCAACGGGCAGACAACCACTTACTCGTTTAGCGGGCGGGTACTGGATGAGAAAAATACGGGCCTCCCCGGCGCTACGGTCGTCCTGAAAAACAATAACAAGACGGGCACTACCACCGACGCCAACGGTAAGTTCACGATCAGCATGCCCACGGGCGGTGGCACACTGGTGGTATCGGCCATTGGTTACCTGGCCAAAGAAGTTGCCGTTACGAGCGAAACCACCATCGACGTACCGATGGCTCCCGACGTAAAGACGCTCAACGAAGTGGTGGTAGTTGGTTACGGAACTCAAAAGAAGGAAAACCTGACAGGGGCCGTGGCGGCCATTACCATCGATGATAAAATATCGAGCAGGTCGCTGTCAAACGTCTCCTCGGCGCTGTCGGGCCTGATTCCGGGTCTGGCCGTTCAGCAGTCGACGGGGCAGGCGGGGCGCAGCGGGGCCGCGCTAGTGATCCGGGGGCTGGGAACGGTCAATAACTCGGGGCCGCTGATTGTCGTAGATGGTATTCCCGATGTCGACATCAACCGGATCGACATGAACGACGTTGCCAGTATCTCCGTCCTGAAAGATGCGGCCTCGGCTTCCGTTTACGGGTCAAGGGCAGCTAACGGCGTTGTGTTGATCACCACCAAAAACGGCTCGCAGAACAAGAAACCGGTCATCAGTTACACGGGCACGTACGGCCTTTCAGAACCGACCAATTTCTATAACTACTTCGATGACTACGCCCGTTCGCTTACCATGCACCTGCGGGCCTCGGGGGCGGGGGCATCGTCGACCACCTTCCGGTATGGCACCGTGGAGGACTGGCTGTCGAAGAGCATGATCGACCCGATCAAATACCCCAGCACCAACTGGTGGGATGTGGTGCTGCGCGATAAGGGCCGGATTCAGACACATAACCTGTCGGCAGCGGGTGGCAATGAGCGTTCCAATTTTTACCTGTCGGCGGGGATATATGATGAGTTGGGTATCCTGATCAATCACGATTACAAGCGATACAACACCCGATTTAACCTGGACTACAAACTGAGCGACCATATTAAAGTCGGCATTCGGATGGATGGACAATGGTCGAAGCAGACCTACGCCAACTCCGAAGGGCTGATTACCTATACCGGAACCGGGGGCTACGACATTCGCTATGCCGTGGCCGGTATTCTGCCGCAAAACCCGCTTACTGGTCAGTATGGGGGTGCAATGGCCTATGGCGAAGATGCCCTGGCGTATAATATGCTGGCGGCCATGAACGTCAACCATAACCTACGCGACCGCCAGGAAGCCAACGGTAATTTATACGGCGAGTGGACGCCCATCACGGGCTTGACCATCCGCGGTGATTATGGCCTGCGGTATTACAATCAATTTACAAAAAGCTACGCCGACCCCTCGGATGTCTTTAACTTCCAGACGAACCAGATTTCACGCAATCTCGTATCCAGCAGCGCTGGTATTAGCAACGCCATCAATTCGGGCTATAAAACGCTGCTTCAGGGCCGGGTAACGTACAACAAAACGCTCTTCGGCAACCATCAGCTGAGTCTGTTGGGGGCTTATACGGAAGAATACTGGTTCAACCGAAACCTGTCGGCCAGTCGCCTGGAGCGCATCAACCCGCTCCTGAGTGAAATCGACGCGGCTCTTACCACGACGCAGGCTGCCGGGGGTAACTCCGACGCCGAAGGGTTGCGGTCGGGCATCGGTCGACTCAATTACGTCGTCAACGATAAATACCTGTTTGAAGTGAACGCCCGCTACGATGGGTCCAGCAAGTTTCTGCCGGGATTTCAGTACGGCTTTTTTCCGTCGGCATCGGCAGGCTGGCGTTTCTCGGAAGAGCCTTTCTTCAAGCGGTTCAGTTCCGTGGTATCGTCGGGTAAAGTCCGGGCTTCCATTGGTAAGCTGGGCAACAACTCGGGCGTGGGGCGGTACGAACAGCGCGATATTTTCAACCTGACCAATTATATCCTGAACGGGAAAATCACCAAAGGCTTTAGTTCGGCCAAAATTATCAACGAGGATTTCTCCTGGGAAGAAACCAACGTAACCAACCTTGGGCTGGACCTGGCTTTCTTCGGCGGTCGCCTGACAACCGATATTGATTACTACAACAAGCTGACTTCCGGGATGATCCGCCCGTCGTCGCTGTCGACTTTCCTGACCGGCTACAACGCCCCGCGTGTGAACATCGGCAAGCTCCGGAATACGGGTGTAGAAGTCAATGTCACCTACCGGGCCAAGGTTCGTGATGCTAACGTTGGAGCAACGCTCAACATGGCCTTTAACCAAAATAAACTGCTGGAGTGGAATGAGTTTCTGAGCAAAGGGTACACCTACCTGAACCTGCCTTATCACTTCGCTTACAGCCGCGTGGCCACGGGCATTGCCCAGAGCTGGGAGGATATTGCCAACGCACCCTATCAGGGACAGTACTTTTCGCCGGGCGATATTCTGTATAAAGACCTCAATGGCGACGGTCAGGTGAACGACGAAGACCGTAAAGCCGAACCCAAATTTAACCGGGATCAGCCTACGGGTACCTACGGCCTCAATCTGTTTGCCAACTGGCGGGGTTTCGATGTCAGCGTACTCTGGCAGGCTGCCACCGGCCGGAAAGATTTCTGGCTGGAGCCGTTCAACAACGTCAACATTCCGGCCGCACGCAACGCCTTTCAGGACTTTTTATGGAACGATACCTGGAGCCTCGACAACCGGCTGGCGTCGCTGCCCCGGCTTGTTACGGGTTCGGGTGGTAACAACCAGGCCGAATCGACCTTCTGGCTCGACAACTTTGGTTACCTGCGGCTTAAGAATATTCAGTTGGGCTACAACATTCCCACCAAATATATCAGCCGGTTGGGATTGAGTAAGGTCCGTATCTACGGAACATCCGAAAACCTGCTGACCTTCACAAAATACCGCGGTGTCGACCCGGAAAAGAGCACGAGTGTGTCGGGAGCCGATAATAATGACGACCCGTTTCCGCTGCTCAAATCCTATTCGTTCGGTCTTAACCTCAGCTTTTAATGTATACCCCCTTTGCCATGAATCGACTTTATAACGTATGTGTGCTGCTGGGGCTGATGCTGGTGTCAGTGGCTTGTACCGAGAATTTACTCGACCAGATCCCCACGACGCAACTGTCGGCAGAACTGTTCTGGAAGACAACGGCCGATGCCACGGCGGCTGTTAACGGCGTCTATGAAGCCAACCGGACTACCTTCGACCGGGATTACTATTTCGACGGGGCCGGTGAATTTGTCAATACCCGTGGGACCAGCAACAACCAGGGCACATTTAACCCCAGTGGTCTGGGCTCCAACGGTAATTTTGGATTTCTGTGGGGCGATTGTTACCGGGCTATCAACCGCGCCAACTATGTGCTGGGCAATATTGGTACCCTGCGATCGACGCTCAACCAGCCCGCCGATCTGGCCCTGATGGATCGGCTGGTGGCCGAAACCCGCTTTCTGCGTGCCATCAACTACTTCCGACTGATCGACCTGTGGGGCGATGTGCCTTACTTTACCAGAAAACTGGACGGTAATGCCGAAGCGTATGGCCTTTCCCGAACGCCCCGCGCCGTTGTTAAGGATTCTATCCTGGCCGACCTGAGTTTTGCGGCAACGATTCTACCCGAAGTTTATGCGGGCGACAATCTGGGTCGGGCCTCCCGGCTGGCGGCTCTGGCTTTCAGCGGTAAAGTGAACCTGTTCTGGGCCAGCTGGATGAAAAACGAAGGTAACAGCGCCGAAGCACAGAAGCATTTTGCGGCAGCAGCGGCTGACTTCAAAAAGATTGTCGACAAAAATATTCCGCTGTTTCGTAATGGTGAGCCGGGGCCGTCCGATAATCCCAACTACTGGCATCTGTTTCAGTACTTCAACGAGTATGACCCCGAAATCATTTTTTCCGTACAGTTTGGCGGGCCGCTGCTGAGCCAGGGCGAGGAACTGTCGCGCGATTTCGGTAACCGAAATACCGGTTTCGGTCAGTGCTGGGTTGCGCCCACGTTCCGCTTAGCCAACCGGTATCAACTGGTGAGCACCGGCGATTTCGCGCCCCCACTCGTACTGAGCCGCACCACGACGCTGCTCAACAGCGCCACCAACCCAAAATCGTACGAAGGACGCGACTACCGGATGCGGGCCACAATGGTGTGGGACGGCCAGAAAATGGTGCAGCTGTCGACCGACGGCTTAACGGTACTGCCCGATAGCCTGCCCTTCCGCTTTGGTAACCGCGACGGGGTAACGGCCCTTAACTATGACGGACAAACGTCCGGCTACATGTTTCGCAAATGGGTGCGACAGACGGGCGGTATCGGCCGGAGCGATGGCCCGCAGGACATCTACCTGATGCGCCTGCCCGATGTGTGGCTCATGTATGCCGAGGCTGTTAACGAAGTCAACGGCGGCCCCACGCCCGAACTCTTCACCCTGCTGAACCGCATTCGTCGCAGGGGTAACCTGCCTGCCCTCAACACGGCGAAGTTTTCGACCCAGGCCGAATTTTTCAAAGCCATCGAGCAGGAGCGGATCATTGAACTGGTGGGCGAAGGGCAGCGCTTCTTCGACATTCGTCGCTGGAAAAAGGCCGAAGAAATCTGGCCCGCTCCATCCGGGCAGGTGCTCTTCGACACCCAGGGCACCCGCGTCCGCGATGAGTTTGTCAATGCCGATCTGCGCGCCTACCAGCGGTATTATATTTTTCAGATTCCGCCCGCCGAGATCGAAGTAAATGCCAAAATAACCCAAAACGCACCCTGGTTATAACCCGACGACCCACTACTATGAAACGTTCAATTCTTTATATCTGTCTATGTCTGTTCATGCTGGCCGGCATCGCGGCCTGTAGCAAGCAGGACCCCATTGACGAAGCCGGTCTGCTGATTACGCAGCGGGCGCAATCCTACATGACTTCTTTCGATCTGCTGGGTTCTGATCACCGCACCGTGCTGGTGAGCGGCCAGACAAAAGTAGACACCACGGCACTGACCGTTACGGCCGTCGCCAAGTTTGGCACTAACATGCAGCGGCTCAAACCTTTCTGTAGTGTGGTAAGTGATGCCATTGTAGAACCTACGATGGGCGTCTGGACCGATTTCTCCCAGCCCCTGACTTACACGGTTGTGTCGGGTAACCGGCTTGTGCGTAAAACCTATACCGTTACGGTCACGCTTCAAAAATAACCTCCCATGCGACCTTATTTTCTTTCTTTCGTATACGTTGCATTCGTTCTGCTGGCAGTGAGCTGCAAGGAAACGGTACAGCCCGCCGAACCTTTCAAAAACGATTTGCTGAAAAAAACGACCGGTCCCGCCGTAGTTGGCGACCGTATCGAGTTTGCCTACGCCATCGGCACCCTGGAGGGCGACCTGAAAAACGTTCGTGCCGAGGCTACCCTGGCCGGGGGCATCGGTACGGGGTTCAGCCGTAATTCATGGTACACCAATTACAGCACGGGGGTCGATCAGCCCCGGCAAACGGCAACCGATACTATCACAAATGGGGCTGTATCGACCGCAAATATTATCGACGCGGCCACTAACAAAGCCGTTACGCTGCGCTATTATTACTACCCCACGGCTGATGCCCAGGGGAAAGATGTATCGTTTCGGTTCAGCGCGACCTCATCGACCGGTAAAGAAGTGAGCATTCAGTCACCGATTTACCGCATCAGCAGTATGGACATGAAGCGGTCAATTGTGCTGGGCGATGGTGCCAAAGCCTATGTTTCACTCGCCGATATGACGGCTTACACCAAAGCCGAAGTGGAGCAGAACAATCTGGCCGGAAAAATCGACTTCGTGTATATCTATCGGCCCACGATCAATACGTTTGCGTTTGGTCATGCGCTCATAGCGCCGTCAAACCCTACCTATCTACAGGATGTTATCCTGCCAACGGGTCTGACCAAGACGCGAACGGCGATTGACAAACGGGTCGATGTGAAAGACGCGCAACTGCGGGGTACGGCTGGTTTCGACGTGTACATCGATGACATCGATCTTCGACAGACAACCTTTGTCAACGCGGCCGACTATGCCTATGGCCTGGCTGCCGATCAGG is a window of Spirosoma linguale DSM 74 DNA encoding:
- a CDS encoding TonB-dependent receptor plug (PFAM: TonB-dependent receptor plug; TonB-dependent receptor~KEGG: mxa:MXAN_4746 TonB-dependent receptor), coding for MPNYLLNRLQQSIPYCWLALLLTIGIANGQTTTYSFSGRVLDEKNTGLPGATVVLKNNNKTGTTTDANGKFTISMPTGGGTLVVSAIGYLAKEVAVTSETTIDVPMAPDVKTLNEVVVVGYGTQKKENLTGAVAAITIDDKISSRSLSNVSSALSGLIPGLAVQQSTGQAGRSGAALVIRGLGTVNNSGPLIVVDGIPDVDINRIDMNDVASISVLKDAASASVYGSRAANGVVLITTKNGSQNKKPVISYTGTYGLSEPTNFYNYFDDYARSLTMHLRASGAGASSTTFRYGTVEDWLSKSMIDPIKYPSTNWWDVVLRDKGRIQTHNLSAAGGNERSNFYLSAGIYDELGILINHDYKRYNTRFNLDYKLSDHIKVGIRMDGQWSKQTYANSEGLITYTGTGGYDIRYAVAGILPQNPLTGQYGGAMAYGEDALAYNMLAAMNVNHNLRDRQEANGNLYGEWTPITGLTIRGDYGLRYYNQFTKSYADPSDVFNFQTNQISRNLVSSSAGISNAINSGYKTLLQGRVTYNKTLFGNHQLSLLGAYTEEYWFNRNLSASRLERINPLLSEIDAALTTTQAAGGNSDAEGLRSGIGRLNYVVNDKYLFEVNARYDGSSKFLPGFQYGFFPSASAGWRFSEEPFFKRFSSVVSSGKVRASIGKLGNNSGVGRYEQRDIFNLTNYILNGKITKGFSSAKIINEDFSWEETNVTNLGLDLAFFGGRLTTDIDYYNKLTSGMIRPSSLSTFLTGYNAPRVNIGKLRNTGVEVNVTYRAKVRDANVGATLNMAFNQNKLLEWNEFLSKGYTYLNLPYHFAYSRVATGIAQSWEDIANAPYQGQYFSPGDILYKDLNGDGQVNDEDRKAEPKFNRDQPTGTYGLNLFANWRGFDVSVLWQAATGRKDFWLEPFNNVNIPAARNAFQDFLWNDTWSLDNRLASLPRLVTGSGGNNQAESTFWLDNFGYLRLKNIQLGYNIPTKYISRLGLSKVRIYGTSENLLTFTKYRGVDPEKSTSVSGADNNDDPFPLLKSYSFGLNLSF
- a CDS encoding RagB/SusD domain protein (PFAM: RagB/SusD domain protein), coding for MYTPFAMNRLYNVCVLLGLMLVSVACTENLLDQIPTTQLSAELFWKTTADATAAVNGVYEANRTTFDRDYYFDGAGEFVNTRGTSNNQGTFNPSGLGSNGNFGFLWGDCYRAINRANYVLGNIGTLRSTLNQPADLALMDRLVAETRFLRAINYFRLIDLWGDVPYFTRKLDGNAEAYGLSRTPRAVVKDSILADLSFAATILPEVYAGDNLGRASRLAALAFSGKVNLFWASWMKNEGNSAEAQKHFAAAAADFKKIVDKNIPLFRNGEPGPSDNPNYWHLFQYFNEYDPEIIFSVQFGGPLLSQGEELSRDFGNRNTGFGQCWVAPTFRLANRYQLVSTGDFAPPLVLSRTTTLLNSATNPKSYEGRDYRMRATMVWDGQKMVQLSTDGLTVLPDSLPFRFGNRDGVTALNYDGQTSGYMFRKWVRQTGGIGRSDGPQDIYLMRLPDVWLMYAEAVNEVNGGPTPELFTLLNRIRRRGNLPALNTAKFSTQAEFFKAIEQERIIELVGEGQRFFDIRRWKKAEEIWPAPSGQVLFDTQGTRVRDEFVNADLRAYQRYYIFQIPPAEIEVNAKITQNAPWL